One segment of Larus michahellis chromosome 14, bLarMic1.1, whole genome shotgun sequence DNA contains the following:
- the NAT9 gene encoding alpha/beta-tubulin-N-acetyltransferase 9 isoform X2 yields MKINQNTVLQGQRVTLVPYTSAHVPRYHEWMQSEELQRLTASEPLSLEQEYEMQRSWRDDADKCTFIVLDRERWSGQARAEEDCMVGDVNLFLTDAEDPTLGEIEIMIAEPSYRGRGFGKEATLMMMSYGCCEQRFPRGDAEVGCQ; encoded by the exons ATGAAGATTAACCAGAACACTGTGCTGCAAGGACAGAGGGTGACCCTGGTGCCATACACTTCTGCGCACGTGCCCCG GTACCATGAGTGGATGCAGTCAGAAGAGCTGCAGCGCCTGACCGCCTCTGAACCCCTCAGCCTGGAGCAGGAGTATGAGATGCAGCGCAGCTGGCGGGATGACGCAGACA agtGCACCTTCATTGTGCTGGACAGGGAGCGGTGGTCTGGGCAGGCGCGTGCAGAAGAGGACTGCATGGTGGGGGACGTGAATCTCTTCCTCACCGACGCTGAGGATCCAACTTTGGGCGAAATTGAAATTATGATTGCAG AGCCCAGCTACCGAGGCAGAGGGTTTGGCAAGGAGGCAACTCTGATGATGATGTCCTATG GTTGCTGTGAACAGCGTTTTCCAAGAGGTGACGCTGAGGTTGGATGTCAGTGA
- the NAT9 gene encoding alpha/beta-tubulin-N-acetyltransferase 9 isoform X1: MKINQNTVLQGQRVTLVPYTSAHVPRYHEWMQSEELQRLTASEPLSLEQEYEMQRSWRDDADKCTFIVLDRERWSGQARAEEDCMVGDVNLFLTDAEDPTLGEIEIMIAEPSYRGRGFGKEATLMMMSYGVKNLGINKFEAKIGQENEASICMFKKLHFKEVAVNSVFQEVTLRLDVSDQERRWLLEQTNHVEEKSYVELKLPAGVLET, translated from the exons ATGAAGATTAACCAGAACACTGTGCTGCAAGGACAGAGGGTGACCCTGGTGCCATACACTTCTGCGCACGTGCCCCG GTACCATGAGTGGATGCAGTCAGAAGAGCTGCAGCGCCTGACCGCCTCTGAACCCCTCAGCCTGGAGCAGGAGTATGAGATGCAGCGCAGCTGGCGGGATGACGCAGACA agtGCACCTTCATTGTGCTGGACAGGGAGCGGTGGTCTGGGCAGGCGCGTGCAGAAGAGGACTGCATGGTGGGGGACGTGAATCTCTTCCTCACCGACGCTGAGGATCCAACTTTGGGCGAAATTGAAATTATGATTGCAG AGCCCAGCTACCGAGGCAGAGGGTTTGGCAAGGAGGCAACTCTGATGATGATGTCCTATG GAGTAAAAAACCTGGGGATCAACAAATTTGAGGCTAAGATTGGTCAGGAAAATGAAGCCAGTATCTGCATGTtcaaaaagcttcattttaaggAG GTTGCTGTGAACAGCGTTTTCCAAGAGGTGACGCTGAGGTTGGATGTCAGTGACCAGGAGAGACGGTGGCTCCTGGAACAGACGAACCATGTGGAGGAGAAGAGCTATGTTGAACTGAAGCTGCCAGCCGGGGTGCTGGAGACCTGA